From the genome of Parazoarcus communis, one region includes:
- a CDS encoding DUF2946 domain-containing protein — MIRRFHHQVLAARVAIFVILLSALMPVLGQALLRASDPGRWTEICTTGGMILVDLSAEEERDTPLETGSERNACPFCLPHAGHAALLPGLSPLVLEAVFDGSARFVQPSEPPRLRTVWLAAFSRGPPVSPALS; from the coding sequence ATGATCAGACGTTTCCATCACCAGGTGCTTGCTGCGCGGGTCGCGATATTCGTGATCCTGCTGAGCGCGCTCATGCCCGTACTAGGGCAGGCGCTGCTGCGCGCGAGCGATCCTGGACGGTGGACGGAGATCTGCACCACCGGCGGCATGATCCTGGTCGATCTGTCGGCGGAGGAGGAGCGTGACACCCCGCTCGAAACCGGCAGCGAGCGCAATGCCTGTCCGTTCTGCCTGCCGCACGCCGGGCACGCAGCCTTGCTGCCAGGCTTGTCGCCCCTCGTTCTTGAGGCGGTTTTCGATGGCAGCGCCCGCTTTGTTCAGCCTTCCGAACCCCCGCGCCTGCGCACCGTCTGGCTCGCAGCGTTCTCGCGCGGCCCTCCCGTTTCACCTGCTC
- a CDS encoding copper chaperone PCu(A)C, giving the protein MKVKIVASLCAALISSAVFAQVSVTEPWVRATVPQQKATGAFMQITSPVDAKLVEVRSPAAKVVEVHEMVMEKDVMKMRAIPGLDLPAGKAVELKPGGYHVMLINLNAQVKEGDMVPLTVVVEGKDGKRESVEINAPVRPLNSAAGGMQMNKMH; this is encoded by the coding sequence ATGAAAGTGAAGATCGTCGCCTCGCTGTGTGCTGCACTGATTTCGTCTGCCGTCTTTGCGCAGGTTTCCGTCACTGAGCCCTGGGTACGCGCTACCGTTCCGCAACAGAAAGCGACCGGTGCATTCATGCAGATCACGTCGCCGGTGGATGCCAAGCTTGTGGAGGTTCGTTCGCCCGCAGCCAAAGTGGTTGAAGTGCACGAGATGGTCATGGAGAAGGATGTGATGAAGATGCGCGCCATTCCCGGTCTGGATCTGCCGGCCGGCAAGGCGGTCGAGCTCAAGCCCGGCGGCTATCACGTCATGCTCATCAACCTCAATGCACAGGTGAAAGAGGGTGACATGGTGCCGCTGACCGTTGTCGTCGAAGGCAAGGACGGCAAGCGTGAAAGCGTTGAGATCAATGCGCCGGTGCGTCCGCTCAACAGCGCGGCCGGCGGCATGCAGATGAACAAGATGCACTGA
- a CDS encoding SCO family protein produces the protein MPLHDFFHAALARTFLLRTLLVLLMGLFIAMALSACNRETVSFRNTDITGANFGHDFSLLDPDGATRSLADFRGKVVMMFFGFTQCPDICPTALSRAAQVRQLLGDDADRLQVIFVSVDPERDLPGVLKAYTAAFDPDFLGLYTSLEETRKVADEFRVFYRKVPTGGSYSMDHTATSYVFDPAGRLRLAVSYQSTAESVAADVQTLIQTASSRP, from the coding sequence ATGCCTTTACACGATTTCTTCCACGCCGCACTGGCGCGGACCTTCTTGCTGCGTACGCTGCTCGTCCTGTTGATGGGGCTGTTCATTGCAATGGCGCTGAGCGCCTGCAACAGGGAGACGGTCAGCTTCAGAAATACCGACATCACCGGCGCCAACTTCGGCCACGACTTCAGCCTGCTCGACCCCGACGGCGCGACCCGCAGTCTCGCTGACTTTCGCGGCAAGGTCGTGATGATGTTCTTCGGCTTCACCCAATGCCCGGACATCTGCCCGACTGCACTGTCGCGCGCCGCGCAGGTGCGGCAACTGCTCGGCGACGATGCCGACAGGCTGCAGGTGATCTTTGTCAGTGTCGACCCCGAGCGCGACCTGCCCGGTGTACTCAAGGCCTATACCGCTGCGTTCGACCCCGACTTCCTCGGGCTCTATACCAGTCTCGAGGAAACCCGCAAGGTTGCCGACGAATTCCGTGTTTTCTATCGCAAGGTGCCGACTGGCGGCTCGTACTCGATGGATCACACCGCAACGAGCTACGTTTTTGATCCGGCAGGGCGCCTGCGCCTCGCCGTGTCCTACCAGAGTACGGCCGAATCCGTTGCGGCCGATGTGCAGACCCTGATTCAAACAGCTTCATCCCGCCCCTAA
- a CDS encoding DUF2946 domain-containing protein: MFIRRRQFRLAAWFATLAILLGALAPAVSQAMTVLGDGHQRWIEVCSASGMQWIAVDADSGQQGDDAPGASTASCPYCCPHAGSFGLPPELSAGFAVIGMAALEPPLFFSAPRPLFAWTASSPRAPPAAS, from the coding sequence ATGTTCATCCGAAGACGCCAGTTCCGCCTTGCTGCCTGGTTCGCAACGCTTGCGATCCTGCTCGGTGCGCTTGCGCCTGCGGTGAGCCAGGCAATGACGGTGCTCGGGGATGGCCATCAGCGCTGGATTGAGGTGTGCTCGGCGTCCGGCATGCAATGGATTGCGGTCGATGCGGACAGCGGGCAACAAGGCGACGACGCGCCCGGCGCGTCCACTGCATCCTGCCCTTATTGCTGTCCGCACGCAGGCTCGTTCGGTCTGCCACCTGAGCTGTCCGCCGGATTTGCCGTCATCGGCATGGCCGCGCTTGAACCCCCGCTTTTCTTCTCCGCTCCCCGGCCACTGTTTGCGTGGACGGCTTCGAGTCCGCGCGCGCCACCCGCTGCCTCCTGA
- the purL gene encoding phosphoribosylformylglycinamidine synthase, giving the protein MTQILKLRGAAALSRSRLDRLSRSVAEVLPKLQGLAAEHWYFVELNAALDAEETARLVDLLGATPETPTAPAGTMMLVVPRLGTISPWSSKATDIAHQCGFDKVVRIERGTAFTLAGKGVDARSELLARLHDRMTESVLAKMDEADALFHHYEPQPLTSVDILGGGRAALEEANGTLGLALSDDEVDYLVENFTRIARNPTDVELMMFAQANSEHCRHKIFNADWVIDARPMEKTLFGMIKDTHKAHPQGTVVAYSDNASVIEGATIERLYPDAAGRFAYHSEETHILAKVETHNHPTAISPFPGAATGAGGEIRDEGATGRGSRPKAGLAGFSVSNLNIPGYQQPWEKPYGKPERIASALDIMIEGPIGAAAFNNEFGRPNLTGYFRAFEQEVQGEVRGFHKPIMIAGGLGSIQAQQSHKPTFPPGTLLIQLGGPGMLIGLGGGAASSMATGTNAADLDFASVQRGNPEIQRRCQEVIDACWQQGEANPIIAIHDVGAGGLSNAMPELADHASLGAHFELREVHIEEPGMSPREIWSNESQERYVLAIAPESLDQFRAFCERERCPFAVLGTATADGHLTVSDRHFDNKPVDMEMQVLLGKPPKMTRNVSRRAVHLPPFDVTGMDLMDAGLRVLRNPTVASKRFLITIGDRSVGGLTARDQMVGPWQVPVADVAVTAMSFQGYRGEAFAMGERTTLACVDAPASGRMAVAEAITNIAAADIADLGDVKLSANWMAAAGHRGEDAKLFDTVKAVSDFCIKAGVSIPVGKDSLSMRTAWADNGEDKQVVSPLSLIATAFAPVTDIRRTLTPQLQLPEGVETELMLIDLGNGKNRLGGSVLAQVFNSVGEHAPDVDPEQLAAFFATIQRLRREDLILAYHDRSDGGLFAAVCEMAFASKCGLSLVLDTVCYDPYMNDVDGLEKKPDMLKGRFDDKLISGLFAEELGAVIQIRRDERSKITEILREARLTYHFIGEPNDKDEIRFWRSAKRILAASRSELMQAWSETSYQIARLRDDAECVQQEFDGLADATDPGLSVALSFDVKDDVAAPFIATGARPKVAVLREQGVNSQFEMAAAFERAGFEPVDVHMSDLQSGRKQLLDFHGLAACGGFSYGDVLGAGQGWAKSILFNPRLRAEFEAFFGRTDSFALGVCNGCQMMAHLAPIIPGADAWPTFHRNRSEQFEARFVMTEVVDSPSILLAGMAGSRMPIVVSHGEGRAVFAAEADREKALLALRYVDNHGQPTETYPQNPNGSALGATGFTTADGRFTIMMPHPERTARTLQMSWAPQWMIDESPDASPWLRMFRNARKWLG; this is encoded by the coding sequence ATGACCCAAATCCTCAAGCTCCGTGGCGCTGCCGCGCTCTCCCGGTCCCGCCTGGATCGTCTCTCCCGCAGTGTGGCCGAAGTGCTGCCCAAACTGCAGGGGCTGGCCGCCGAGCACTGGTATTTCGTTGAACTGAATGCCGCGCTGGACGCCGAAGAGACCGCCCGTCTGGTCGATCTGCTCGGTGCCACGCCGGAGACGCCGACGGCGCCGGCCGGCACCATGATGCTGGTCGTTCCCCGTCTGGGCACGATCTCGCCGTGGTCTTCCAAGGCGACCGATATCGCGCATCAGTGCGGTTTCGACAAGGTCGTGCGCATCGAGCGCGGTACGGCCTTCACGCTGGCGGGCAAGGGCGTTGATGCCCGGTCCGAGTTGCTGGCGAGGCTGCACGACCGCATGACCGAGTCGGTGCTGGCGAAGATGGACGAGGCCGACGCCCTGTTCCATCACTACGAACCGCAGCCGCTGACCTCGGTGGATATTCTCGGTGGCGGCCGCGCTGCGCTGGAAGAGGCAAACGGTACGCTGGGGCTCGCGCTGTCGGACGACGAAGTCGATTACCTGGTCGAGAACTTCACCCGAATCGCACGCAATCCGACCGATGTCGAACTGATGATGTTCGCCCAGGCGAACTCCGAGCACTGTCGCCACAAGATCTTCAACGCCGACTGGGTGATCGATGCCCGTCCGATGGAGAAGACCCTGTTCGGCATGATCAAGGACACCCACAAGGCCCATCCGCAAGGTACGGTCGTGGCCTACTCGGACAACGCCTCGGTCATCGAGGGCGCCACCATCGAGCGCCTGTATCCGGACGCAGCAGGTCGTTTCGCTTACCACAGCGAGGAAACCCATATCCTCGCCAAGGTCGAGACCCACAACCATCCGACCGCCATTTCGCCCTTCCCGGGCGCAGCCACCGGCGCCGGTGGCGAGATCCGCGATGAAGGTGCGACCGGTCGCGGTTCGCGCCCGAAAGCGGGCCTGGCCGGTTTTTCGGTCTCCAACCTGAACATCCCGGGCTATCAGCAGCCGTGGGAAAAGCCTTACGGCAAGCCCGAGCGCATCGCCTCCGCCCTCGACATCATGATCGAAGGGCCGATCGGCGCCGCAGCCTTCAACAACGAATTCGGCCGTCCCAACCTGACCGGCTACTTCCGCGCTTTCGAGCAGGAAGTGCAGGGCGAGGTGCGCGGTTTCCACAAGCCGATCATGATTGCCGGCGGTCTGGGCAGCATCCAGGCACAGCAATCGCACAAGCCGACCTTCCCGCCGGGCACGCTGCTGATTCAGCTTGGCGGTCCGGGCATGCTCATCGGCCTGGGCGGCGGTGCCGCCTCGTCGATGGCGACCGGCACCAACGCTGCCGATCTCGACTTTGCATCGGTGCAGCGCGGCAACCCCGAAATCCAGCGCCGCTGCCAGGAAGTGATCGACGCCTGCTGGCAGCAGGGCGAGGCCAACCCCATCATCGCTATCCATGACGTCGGCGCGGGTGGTCTGTCGAACGCGATGCCGGAACTGGCCGACCACGCCAGCCTGGGCGCGCATTTCGAACTGCGCGAAGTGCACATCGAAGAGCCGGGCATGAGCCCGCGCGAGATCTGGTCGAACGAATCGCAGGAGCGCTACGTGCTCGCGATCGCACCGGAAAGCCTCGACCAGTTCCGCGCCTTCTGCGAGCGGGAGCGCTGCCCCTTCGCGGTGCTTGGTACCGCGACCGCTGACGGTCACCTCACCGTGAGCGACCGTCATTTCGACAACAAGCCGGTCGACATGGAGATGCAGGTCCTGCTCGGCAAGCCGCCGAAGATGACCCGTAACGTCTCGCGCCGCGCCGTCCATCTGCCGCCGTTCGACGTGACCGGCATGGATCTGATGGACGCCGGCCTGCGTGTGCTGCGTAACCCGACCGTGGCAAGCAAGCGTTTCCTGATCACCATCGGCGACCGCTCGGTGGGCGGCCTGACCGCGCGCGACCAGATGGTCGGACCGTGGCAGGTGCCGGTGGCCGACGTCGCGGTTACCGCGATGAGTTTCCAGGGCTATCGCGGCGAAGCCTTCGCCATGGGCGAGCGCACTACGCTGGCCTGCGTCGACGCGCCGGCTTCGGGACGCATGGCTGTGGCCGAGGCGATTACCAACATCGCCGCGGCCGATATTGCCGACCTGGGCGACGTCAAACTGTCGGCCAACTGGATGGCAGCTGCCGGCCATCGCGGCGAGGACGCCAAGCTCTTCGACACGGTGAAGGCGGTGTCGGATTTCTGTATCAAGGCCGGTGTGTCGATCCCGGTGGGCAAGGACTCGCTGTCGATGCGCACCGCATGGGCCGACAATGGCGAGGACAAGCAGGTGGTGTCGCCGCTGTCGCTGATCGCCACCGCGTTTGCGCCGGTGACCGACATCCGTCGCACGCTGACGCCGCAACTGCAGTTGCCCGAAGGTGTTGAAACCGAGCTGATGCTGATCGACCTTGGCAATGGCAAGAACCGCCTCGGCGGTTCGGTGCTGGCACAGGTCTTCAACTCGGTGGGTGAGCATGCACCCGATGTCGACCCCGAGCAGCTCGCGGCCTTCTTTGCCACGATCCAGCGTCTGCGTCGCGAAGACCTGATCCTGGCCTATCACGACCGTTCTGACGGCGGCCTGTTCGCAGCCGTGTGCGAGATGGCGTTCGCCAGCAAGTGCGGCCTGTCGCTGGTGCTCGACACCGTCTGCTACGACCCCTACATGAACGATGTCGATGGCCTCGAGAAGAAGCCCGACATGCTCAAGGGCCGCTTCGATGACAAGCTGATCTCCGGCCTGTTTGCCGAAGAACTCGGTGCGGTCATCCAGATCCGTCGTGACGAGCGTTCGAAGATCACCGAGATTCTGCGTGAAGCCCGCCTGACCTATCACTTCATCGGCGAGCCCAACGACAAGGACGAAATCCGCTTCTGGCGCAGTGCCAAGCGTATCCTTGCCGCCAGCCGCAGCGAGCTGATGCAGGCCTGGTCCGAGACCAGCTACCAGATCGCCCGTCTGCGCGACGACGCCGAGTGCGTGCAGCAGGAGTTCGATGGTCTCGCGGATGCGACCGACCCCGGTCTGTCGGTCGCGCTGTCCTTCGACGTCAAGGACGACGTCGCAGCGCCCTTCATCGCCACCGGCGCCCGACCCAAGGTCGCGGTGCTGCGCGAACAGGGCGTGAACTCGCAGTTCGAGATGGCAGCGGCCTTCGAGCGTGCCGGCTTCGAGCCGGTCGATGTCCACATGTCGGATCTGCAGTCCGGCCGCAAGCAACTGCTCGACTTCCACGGCCTGGCTGCCTGCGGTGGCTTCTCGTATGGCGACGTGCTCGGTGCCGGGCAGGGCTGGGCCAAGTCCATCCTGTTCAACCCCAGGCTGCGTGCAGAGTTCGAAGCCTTCTTCGGGCGCACTGACAGCTTTGCGCTGGGCGTGTGCAACGGCTGCCAGATGATGGCTCACCTCGCACCGATCATTCCGGGTGCAGACGCCTGGCCAACCTTCCATCGCAACCGCAGCGAGCAGTTCGAGGCCCGCTTCGTGATGACCGAGGTGGTCGACAGCCCGTCCATCCTGCTCGCCGGCATGGCCGGCAGCCGCATGCCGATCGTCGTCAGCCACGGCGAGGGCAGGGCGGTGTTCGCGGCTGAAGCCGACCGCGAGAAGGCGCTGCTGGCGCTGCGCTATGTCGACAACCATGGTCAGCCGACCGAAACCTATCCGCAGAACCCCAACGGTTCGGCGCTGGGTGCAACCGGCTTCACCACGGCAGATGGCCGCTTCACCATCATGATGCCGCACCCCGAGCGCACCGCTCGCACGCTGCAGATGTCGTGGGCACCGCAGTGGATGATCGACGAGAGCCCGGACGCTTCGCCGTGGCTGCGCATGTTCCGCAACGCGCGCAAGTGGCTGGGCTGA
- a CDS encoding phosphatase PAP2 family protein, with product MSASVSRFASDDSPSIGWFVFPAAVCALCAAVLAALGLNETWFIAWNTAASGIAPGFVWAGITNLASTLGAFALITPALAWRPRWLAATLLAAPVATLYTHGLKQLFAEPRPAAVLAQDQFNVVGLPLRTDSFPSGHSLTAFVIAGVIVLCASPAVRRQWAWVVLAAAVLMCFSRVAVGAHWPLDLFAGAAGGWLSAVIGVRWSAHWRFWERRRGVQTMGALMILVAVLLAFEDLGYPEGLWMQYLLVVWGMAGAVFALVRPMTCKVPT from the coding sequence ATGAGCGCCTCCGTTTCACGTTTCGCGAGCGATGATTCACCCTCGATCGGGTGGTTCGTCTTCCCTGCCGCAGTGTGCGCACTGTGTGCAGCAGTGCTGGCTGCGCTCGGCCTGAACGAGACCTGGTTCATCGCCTGGAACACCGCTGCAAGCGGCATCGCACCGGGATTCGTGTGGGCCGGCATCACCAACCTGGCCTCGACGCTGGGCGCCTTCGCGTTGATCACGCCTGCACTTGCGTGGCGCCCGCGCTGGCTCGCAGCCACCCTGCTCGCGGCCCCCGTCGCCACCCTGTATACCCACGGCCTGAAACAGCTTTTTGCCGAACCACGCCCTGCCGCCGTTCTCGCGCAGGATCAGTTCAACGTTGTCGGCCTGCCGCTGCGCACCGACTCCTTTCCCTCCGGACACTCGCTTACCGCCTTCGTCATAGCGGGCGTGATCGTGCTCTGTGCCAGCCCTGCGGTGCGCCGCCAGTGGGCGTGGGTCGTCCTCGCGGCTGCGGTTCTGATGTGCTTTTCCCGCGTCGCCGTCGGTGCGCACTGGCCGCTCGACCTGTTTGCCGGGGCGGCGGGTGGATGGCTGAGTGCGGTCATCGGCGTGCGCTGGTCCGCTCACTGGCGCTTCTGGGAACGCCGACGCGGCGTGCAGACCATGGGGGCGCTGATGATCCTGGTCGCCGTGCTGCTTGCGTTCGAGGACCTCGGCTACCCGGAAGGGCTGTGGATGCAGTACCTGCTGGTGGTGTGGGGCATGGCCGGCGCCGTTTTCGCACTGGTGCGCCCGATGACCTGCAAGGTGCCCACATGA
- a CDS encoding lysylphosphatidylglycerol synthase domain-containing protein — translation MKRAIAILLSLGLLGWFLADARWQTLGAALGRLTPAIVAVAVAGFAASYLLRALRVYDEFRRDAAGRFGACVRIVLMHNAMVNIVPFRGGEAAFPLLLQRTFGTPLPRAIASLFWFRLQDALVVGMVAVAVWPELPLALRIAGLVALAVFAWGLPRWARKPHDWAERGAFAGKLAKLRNAFGESTRHARFGWLWTVSNWSVKLAAQAWLLAALLSTGMPEGAAGALGAELAAILPIQGVAGFGTYEAGAAAALLPAGIAFGDGLQAALALHLFVIACALSAGALAWLFPNAGPASAATTAQAHSSSESASRS, via the coding sequence ATGAAGCGCGCCATTGCAATCCTGCTCAGCCTCGGTCTGCTGGGCTGGTTTCTCGCCGACGCCCGCTGGCAGACCCTGGGCGCGGCGCTGGGCCGCCTGACGCCTGCCATCGTGGCCGTGGCCGTGGCCGGCTTTGCCGCCAGCTACCTGCTGCGCGCACTGCGCGTGTACGACGAATTCCGTCGCGATGCCGCGGGCCGCTTCGGCGCCTGCGTGCGTATCGTGCTGATGCACAATGCGATGGTCAATATCGTGCCCTTCCGGGGTGGCGAGGCCGCATTCCCGCTGCTGCTGCAGCGTACCTTCGGCACGCCGCTGCCGCGGGCGATTGCCTCGCTGTTCTGGTTCCGCCTGCAGGATGCGCTCGTGGTCGGCATGGTCGCCGTCGCGGTATGGCCCGAACTGCCTCTGGCATTGCGCATTGCGGGCCTGGTCGCGCTCGCCGTGTTTGCCTGGGGGCTGCCGCGCTGGGCACGCAAGCCACATGACTGGGCAGAGCGCGGTGCGTTCGCGGGCAAACTGGCGAAGCTGCGCAACGCCTTTGGCGAATCCACCCGTCACGCCCGCTTCGGCTGGCTATGGACGGTTTCCAACTGGTCGGTGAAGCTCGCCGCGCAGGCGTGGTTGCTCGCAGCCCTGCTCTCCACCGGCATGCCCGAGGGCGCAGCCGGTGCGCTCGGCGCAGAACTCGCCGCCATTCTTCCGATTCAGGGCGTGGCCGGTTTCGGCACCTACGAAGCCGGCGCCGCCGCCGCCCTGCTGCCCGCCGGCATCGCCTTCGGCGACGGCCTGCAGGCGGCACTCGCCCTCCATCTTTTTGTCATTGCCTGTGCGCTGAGCGCAGGTGCGCTGGCCTGGCTGTTCCCGAACGCCGGCCCGGCATCTGCCGCAACGACGGCACAAGCCCATTCATCTTCCGAGAGTGCATCCCGTTCATGA
- a CDS encoding glycosyltransferase family 2 protein translates to MNKSPLPHAEPQIPEGLPEHTLSVVVPMYNEAENVEPLLDRIHLALGPYPWPWEVVLVDDGSSDATPLELARCAKQFGPHVRVVELMRNFKQTAAMQAGLDAARGSVIVTMDGDLQNDPIDIPRMVYRLLTEDLDLVAGWRKDRQDGLLLRKIPSRIANRLIARLTGVHLRDYGCSLKVFRGSAIKSVRLYGEMHRFIPAWLATVTTPRRIAQEVVTHHARVFGQSKYGISRTFRVILDLVFVYFFMRFRTRPGHFFGGIGIGLGALGSLILAYLGFVKIFLGEEIGTRPLLFGGFFLVIAGVQMVTSGVLAELLTRVYYESGTSRPYLSRPAVELAADEGWRQPVEA, encoded by the coding sequence ATGAACAAGTCGCCCCTGCCCCACGCCGAACCGCAGATCCCCGAGGGCCTGCCCGAGCACACCCTGTCCGTGGTGGTGCCGATGTACAACGAGGCGGAGAACGTCGAGCCGCTGCTCGACCGCATTCATCTCGCCCTCGGCCCCTACCCGTGGCCCTGGGAAGTGGTGCTGGTCGATGATGGCAGCTCGGACGCCACGCCGCTTGAGCTCGCGCGCTGCGCCAAGCAGTTCGGCCCTCACGTCCGTGTTGTCGAGCTGATGCGCAACTTCAAGCAGACCGCCGCGATGCAGGCCGGGCTCGATGCCGCCCGCGGCAGCGTGATCGTGACCATGGACGGCGATCTGCAGAACGACCCCATCGACATCCCGCGCATGGTGTACCGCCTGCTCACGGAAGATCTCGACCTCGTGGCTGGCTGGCGCAAGGATCGCCAGGACGGGCTGCTGCTGCGCAAGATTCCGTCGCGCATCGCCAACCGCCTGATCGCCCGCCTCACCGGCGTGCATCTGCGCGACTACGGCTGCAGCCTCAAGGTGTTCCGCGGTTCCGCCATCAAGAGCGTGCGCCTGTACGGCGAAATGCACCGCTTCATTCCCGCGTGGCTGGCGACCGTCACCACGCCGCGACGCATTGCCCAGGAAGTCGTCACCCACCACGCACGGGTGTTCGGCCAGTCCAAGTACGGCATCTCGCGCACCTTCCGCGTCATTCTCGACCTGGTCTTCGTGTACTTCTTCATGCGCTTTCGCACGCGTCCGGGTCATTTCTTCGGCGGCATCGGTATCGGCCTCGGCGCCCTGGGCAGCCTGATCCTGGCCTACCTCGGTTTCGTGAAGATCTTCCTCGGCGAAGAGATCGGCACCCGGCCCCTGCTCTTCGGCGGCTTCTTCCTGGTGATTGCGGGCGTGCAGATGGTGACGTCCGGGGTACTGGCAGAGCTGCTCACCCGGGTCTATTACGAGTCGGGCACGTCGCGCCCCTACCTTTCCCGCCCGGCCGTCGAACTTGCAGCGGATGAGGGCTGGCGTCAGCCCGTCGAGGCGTGA
- a CDS encoding ArnT family glycosyltransferase — MLSRNPVVATLILLLPLASFFLLLGGAPLFDVDEGAFSEATREMFARGDFLSTYLNGEHRFDKPILVYWFQALGYLIFGATEWAFRLPSAVAAVIWSYATWYFARQRFGPDTALAALAVAATAIGPFAIGRAATADALLNMLLALALFDAWRHLESGQRTPLLRSYVWIALGVLTKGPIALIVPGTVTLLYCATRGEWKRWARSVFDPTGWAILAVLVTPWYVYALFTHGQNFIDGFILKHNVERFTGTLEGHTGSLFYYIFAVPLLLLPWTSPLIASLRNIRADAGTGVRRFLWIWAGFVVVFFSLSGTKLPHYVLYGSTPLFLLIAAHRDSLRRGWVHFAPLTLLLALFVTLPLVFDLLSASSAGNAYYRAQLGDALARADAIYYTVTLACLLLWLAVAFRLPAGIWSKMMAGAALQVLALTTVVVPWVGNVLQGPVKEAAAFVRERPEPVVAWRLDVPSLSVYREAVTPSRAPLAGELAVTRIDRVPETGYETLFLKGGVAVVRQQTAEE, encoded by the coding sequence ATGCTGTCGCGCAACCCCGTCGTCGCCACCCTGATCCTGCTGCTGCCGCTGGCGAGCTTCTTTCTGCTGCTGGGCGGTGCGCCGCTGTTTGACGTAGACGAAGGTGCCTTCTCCGAGGCAACCCGCGAAATGTTCGCGCGCGGGGACTTCCTGTCGACCTACCTCAACGGCGAGCACCGCTTCGACAAGCCGATTCTGGTGTACTGGTTTCAGGCGCTGGGCTACCTGATCTTCGGTGCCACCGAGTGGGCCTTCCGTCTGCCTTCCGCAGTTGCGGCAGTGATCTGGAGCTACGCCACCTGGTATTTCGCGCGCCAGCGTTTCGGCCCGGACACTGCGCTTGCCGCACTCGCCGTCGCCGCCACCGCCATCGGCCCCTTCGCCATCGGGCGTGCGGCCACCGCCGACGCCCTGCTCAACATGCTGCTGGCGCTGGCACTGTTCGATGCCTGGCGTCATCTGGAGTCGGGCCAGCGCACGCCCTTGCTGCGCAGCTACGTCTGGATTGCGCTGGGCGTGCTCACCAAGGGGCCGATTGCCCTGATCGTGCCAGGCACGGTCACGCTGCTGTACTGCGCCACGCGCGGAGAATGGAAGCGCTGGGCACGCTCCGTGTTCGACCCCACGGGCTGGGCGATTCTCGCCGTCCTGGTTACACCCTGGTACGTCTACGCGCTGTTCACCCACGGGCAGAACTTCATCGACGGCTTTATCCTCAAGCACAACGTCGAACGCTTCACCGGCACCCTTGAGGGGCATACCGGCAGCCTGTTCTATTACATCTTTGCCGTTCCGCTGCTGCTGCTGCCATGGACCTCGCCGCTGATCGCATCGCTGCGCAACATCCGCGCCGACGCGGGCACCGGCGTGCGCCGTTTCCTGTGGATCTGGGCCGGGTTCGTCGTCGTCTTCTTCTCGCTCTCCGGCACCAAGCTGCCGCACTACGTGCTCTATGGCTCGACGCCGCTGTTCCTGCTGATCGCAGCACACCGCGACAGCCTGCGCCGGGGCTGGGTGCACTTCGCACCGCTCACCCTGCTGCTAGCGCTGTTCGTGACCCTGCCGCTGGTGTTCGATCTGCTCTCGGCGAGCTCAGCGGGCAATGCCTATTACCGTGCCCAGCTCGGCGATGCGCTGGCGCGTGCCGATGCGATCTACTACACCGTCACCCTTGCCTGCCTGCTGCTGTGGCTGGCAGTCGCATTTCGCCTGCCGGCGGGCATCTGGTCAAAGATGATGGCGGGTGCGGCGCTGCAGGTACTGGCACTGACCACGGTCGTCGTCCCCTGGGTCGGCAACGTGCTGCAAGGACCCGTGAAGGAAGCCGCAGCCTTCGTACGCGAGCGGCCCGAGCCCGTGGTGGCATGGCGGCTCGACGTGCCCAGCCTCAGCGTCTACCGCGAGGCCGTCACACCCTCGCGCGCGCCGCTTGCCGGTGAGCTTGCCGTCACCCGCATCGATCGCGTACCTGAAACCGGATACGAAACACTGTTCCTCAAGGGCGGTGTTGCAGTTGTCAGGCAGCAAACCGCAGAGGAATGA